The proteins below are encoded in one region of Pomacea canaliculata isolate SZHN2017 linkage group LG7, ASM307304v1, whole genome shotgun sequence:
- the LOC112569304 gene encoding hemicentin-1-like isoform X1, producing the protein MLIVPQMIPLVSFAVTIRKDCASREQVAQDKTWGVLEIQLDDKWYSLFIDGNVAPLVCRLLNLPWKEAVPLWESPGTMEPTRLLTQFFCVGGYSRLLGWPYLPFSRYFSSDSYFFGVHCSNSVSLLIHPEGMMYPLTEGTNVTLKCGYRKWHPYNVTWPENAGGVPNGSKLMIDNVTRTHNGSRVKCVAMYKTGDLYSKRLTSDTLELQVYYQPSILITSNLTTCRPQPPQNVCVVTHNTSVTIVCDADSNPPPANITWSGPVSSGTQELHLTPANSSTHQGFYTCSVFTPSSDEDERLPLSSNYTFAVVIQDRPAVVSFQLNGVNNQSVTVTENSDVDISCVATGRPNIIIKELNKQELCRRSQEVIRPFEKEQSDLNFRLSVVGCQQSGDYRCEVNNELGNDSRTVRLLVQCAPKLEDMDAVVNISNSKGRLSFKMTSYPAPTNVTFQNVAASKARSHTSLLNDKLHVTCVPSLACPASLTCDLSVANLTRTDKGPYRVILPTVLATLLLFSHLLEVFTTVHYL; encoded by the exons ATGCTTATTGTTCCACAGATGATTCCATTGGTGTCATTTGCAGTAACC ATACGGAAAGACTGCGCCTCACGGGAACAAGTCGCACAAGACAAGACATGGGGCGTGTTGGAGATACAATTAGATGATAAATGGTATTCACTGTTCATCGATGGCAATGTAGCCCCATTAGTATGCCGCTTACTCAATCTACCCTG GAAGGAAGCAGTGCCGTTATGGGAATCACCTGGAACCATGGAACCGACAAGACTTCTTACccaatttttttgtgtgggtgGCTATTCCAGACTACTCGGCTGGCCCTATCTGCCATTCAGCAgatatttttcttcagattcATATTTCTTCGGCGTCCACTGCAGCAACT CCGTTTCTCTTTTAATTCATCCAGAAGGAATGATGTATCCTCTCACTGAAGGAACGAATGTAACATTAAAGTGTGGGTACAGAAAATGGCATCCATACAAtgtcacgtggccagaaaatgccgGAGGTGTACCTAATGGAAGTAAGCTGATGATAGACAATGTGACCAGAACACACAATGGGAGCCGTGTGAAGTGTGTGGCCATGTACAAGACAGGAGATCTTTACTCAAAACGTTTAACTAGCGATACTCTAGAGTTGCAGGTTTACT ACCAGCCATCTATACTGATAACCTCTAACCTGACCACGTGCAGACCTCAGCCACCACAGAACGTGTGTGTTGTGACTCACAATACCAGTGTCACTATTGTGTGTGATGCTGACAGCAACCCACCTCCTGCTAACATCACCTGGTCCGGGCCTGTCAGCAGTGGGACTCAAGAGTTACATCTCACACCAGCTAACTCCTCTACACACCAAGGTTTCTACACCTGTAGTGTCTTCACTCCGTCAAGTGATGAGGATGAACGACTGCCTCTATCGTCAAACTATACATTTGCCGTAGTTATCCAAG ACCGACCAGCTGTGGTGAGCTTCCAGCTGAATGGTGTAAACAACCAGAGCGTGACGGTCACTGAAAACTCCGATGTCGACATATCTTGTGTGGCCACTGGAAGACCCAACATAATAATTAAAGAACTAAACAAACAGGAGCTATGCAGAAGGTCTCAAGAAGTAATCAGGCCTtttgaaaaagaacaaagtgaCTTAAATTTTAGGTTAAGTGTTGTTGGGTGTCAACAGTCAGGTGACTACAGGTGTGAGGTGAACAACGAGCTAGGAAATGACAGTCGGACTGTCAGACTACTAGTCCAGT GTGCTCCGAAACTAGAGGATATGGATGCAGTAGTTAACATCAGTAACAGTAAAGGGCGTCTTAGTTTTAAGATGACATCCTACCCAGCGCCGACAAACGTGACTTTCCAAAATGTCGCCGCCAGTAAAGCCAGGTCCCACACCTCGTTACTAAACGACAAACTTCACGTGACGTGTGTGCCATCGCTTGCTTGCCCAGCCTCGTTGACCTGTGACCTCAGTGTAGCTAACCTCACTCGGACTGATAAAGGCCCTTACAGGGTGATCTTACCAACAGTCTTGGcaacacttcttttgttttcacacTTACTGGAGGTATTTACAACTGTACATTATCTCTAG